The Caulobacter sp. FWC26 genome contains a region encoding:
- a CDS encoding exodeoxyribonuclease III, whose amino-acid sequence MRIATLNINNVLSRFDPLIEWLDDAQPDVVCLQELKAEQGRFPAEAIEQMGYGAVWKGQRTWNGVAILARGMTPVLTRTALPGDPDPSQSRYIEAAVEGVLIGCLYLPNGNPVPGPKFDYKLAWFEALLSHAQSLLNSGAPVVLAGDYNVVPTEADIYPNHSYGGDALLRPESRAAFQRLLDQGWTDALRAVHPNAAPWTYWSYLRERWPKDKGLRIDHLLLSPDLADELEDAGVDRWVRGLDGASDHAPAWIELLR is encoded by the coding sequence GTGCGCATCGCCACCTTGAACATCAACAACGTCCTCAGCCGGTTCGACCCGCTGATCGAATGGCTGGACGACGCCCAGCCCGACGTCGTCTGTCTCCAGGAGCTCAAGGCCGAACAGGGCCGGTTTCCAGCCGAGGCCATTGAGCAGATGGGCTACGGCGCGGTCTGGAAGGGCCAGCGCACCTGGAACGGCGTGGCGATCCTGGCGCGCGGGATGACCCCGGTCCTGACGCGCACCGCCCTGCCCGGCGATCCTGATCCATCCCAGAGCCGCTACATCGAGGCGGCGGTAGAAGGCGTGCTGATCGGCTGCCTCTACCTGCCGAACGGCAATCCGGTTCCCGGCCCTAAATTCGATTACAAACTCGCCTGGTTCGAGGCCCTGCTATCCCACGCCCAAAGCCTTCTGAACTCCGGGGCGCCGGTGGTGCTGGCCGGCGACTACAACGTCGTGCCGACCGAAGCTGACATCTATCCCAATCACTCCTATGGCGGCGACGCCCTGCTCCGTCCCGAGAGCCGCGCTGCCTTCCAGCGCCTGCTCGATCAGGGCTGGACCGACGCCCTGCGCGCCGTGCATCCGAACGCCGCGCCCTGGACCTACTGGTCCTATCTGCGGGAGCGCTGGCCCAAGGACAAAGGCCTGCGCATCGACCATCTGCTTCTGTCGCCCGATCTCGCCGACGAACTCGAAGACGCCGGTGTCGATCGATGGGTGCGCGGGCTCGACGGCGCGAGCGACCACGCGCCCGCCTGGATCGAGCTCCTCCGATGA
- a CDS encoding antirestriction protein ArdA: MGKAADDLEPRIYVACLAAYNGGRLHGAWIDVEDDIEAVWVAIRAMLAASPEPMAEEFAIHDYEGFGGVEIAEYANIARVVEIAAFLRARGTLGALVLAEVGGDLDAAAAALDDQYHGVFASLADCFQEMTEETTAIPETLRLYIDYEAMARDARLNGELFTVETAADQVHVFWTR; this comes from the coding sequence ATGGGAAAAGCCGCTGATGATCTTGAGCCCCGTATCTATGTCGCGTGCCTGGCCGCCTACAATGGCGGCCGATTGCACGGCGCCTGGATCGATGTCGAGGACGACATCGAAGCGGTGTGGGTGGCGATCCGGGCGATGCTGGCGGCCTCGCCCGAGCCGATGGCCGAGGAGTTTGCGATCCATGACTATGAGGGCTTCGGCGGCGTAGAGATCGCCGAATATGCCAACATCGCCAGGGTCGTCGAAATCGCCGCCTTCCTGCGCGCGCGGGGTACGCTCGGCGCCCTGGTGCTGGCCGAGGTCGGAGGCGATCTCGATGCGGCCGCCGCAGCGCTCGACGACCAGTATCACGGGGTCTTCGCCAGTCTGGCCGATTGCTTTCAAGAGATGACCGAGGAGACCACGGCCATTCCGGAGACCCTGCGGCTCTACATCGACTATGAGGCCATGGCGCGCGACGCGCGGCTAAACGGCGAGTTGTTCACGGTCGAGACCGCCGCCGACCAAGTGCATGTTTTCTGGACGCGCTAG